In a genomic window of Flavobacterium sp. KACC 22761:
- a CDS encoding IS3 family transposase (programmed frameshift) encodes MSLTREVFKRIVPDCTYSEAFKKQVVKEFELGLFCKADLRRRYQIRSHSCIDSWLRKYGKFTYLEKLTLGRPMKDPQSQRIKELEAQLAKKEQELLVFKKFIEIAERELKIEIGKKVWFQAVQEINRIYRVSPCEICRLFGYSKQAYYKRKSHLLKSIPDKVHLKSLVMSVRQKLPKTGGRKLHYMLKDDLKRHQIKIGRDKLFDFLRDEYLLVPKARRYYKTTNSRHWMRKYPNLIKEIKLNEPEQVWVADITYLRTKEQTYYLHLITDAYSKKIVGYNLSDNLMASSTLEALKMAVGNRKYSRNLIHHSDRGLQYCSKEYTEYLSQSKILISMTQNYDPYENAVAERVNGILKEEFGLSEIFEDFENLKKQALESILFYNQIRVHLSINMLTPNQAHLQNQIKLKRWKKTNRNKNNSVPI; translated from the exons ATGTCACTAACAAGAGAAGTATTTAAAAGAATTGTGCCTGATTGCACTTACAGTGAGGCATTCAAAAAACAGGTTGTAAAAGAATTTGAACTGGGATTATTTTGCAAGGCAGATCTTCGCCGTCGTTACCAAATCAGAAGTCATAGCTGTATCGACAGTTGGTTAAGAAAATATGGTAAATTTACATATCTGGAAAAACTAACACTGGGACGACCTATGAAAGATCCTCAATCTCAACGCATCAAAGAACTCGAAGCTCAATTAGCTAAGAAAGAGCAAGAATTATTGGTCTTTAAAAAGTTTATTGAAATAGCCGAACGCGAGCTAAAAATCGAGATTG GTAAAAAAGTCTGGTTCCAAGCAGTCCAAGAAATAAATCGTATATACAGGGTTAGTCCTTGTGAAATATGTCGATTGTTTGGATACAGTAAACAAGCTTATTACAAACGAAAATCACATCTATTAAAGTCAATTCCCGACAAAGTACATCTCAAATCTTTGGTAATGTCGGTTCGTCAAAAGCTGCCAAAAACCGGTGGCAGAAAACTGCATTATATGCTGAAAGATGATTTAAAAAGACATCAAATAAAGATTGGCAGAGATAAATTGTTTGATTTTTTACGTGATGAATATTTATTAGTCCCTAAAGCTAGAAGATATTACAAGACAACAAATTCAAGACATTGGATGCGTAAATATCCAAATTTAATAAAAGAAATCAAGCTCAATGAGCCTGAGCAGGTTTGGGTTGCTGATATTACTTATCTAAGAACTAAAGAACAAACATATTACCTGCATTTGATAACAGATGCATACTCGAAGAAAATTGTAGGTTATAATTTATCGGATAATTTAATGGCTTCTTCTACATTAGAAGCTTTAAAGATGGCTGTCGGTAATAGGAAATACAGCAGAAATCTCATACATCATTCAGATAGAGGTCTTCAATATTGCAGCAAAGAGTACACGGAATATTTATCTCAAAGCAAGATTCTGATAAGTATGACACAAAACTATGATCCATATGAAAATGCAGTTGCAGAAAGAGTAAATGGTATTTTAAAAGAAGAATTTGGATTATCTGAAATCTTTGAAGATTTTGAAAATCTGAAAAAGCAAGCTCTAGAATCTATTTTATTTTATAATCAAATAAGAGTGCATTTATCAATAAATATGCTGACTCCAAATCAAGCACATTTACAAAATCAAATCAAACTCAAAAGATGGAAAAAAACAAATCGGAACAAAAATAATTCTGTTCCGATTTAA
- a CDS encoding glycoside hydrolase family 3 C-terminal domain-containing protein, translated as MFKNVKTIVVLVLLSSFGLNAQNKVPVYLDDKKPIDERVEDALKRMTTDEKIAMIHAQSKFSSPGVKRLGIPENWMTDGPHGIRTEVKWDEWDQAGWTNDSCIAFPALTALSATWNKELASLYGKSIGEEARYRNKNVLLGPGVNIYRSPLNGRNFEYMGEDPFLTSKMVVPYIKGVQSNGVAACVKHFALNNQETNRNTVNVVVDDRALYEIYLPAFKAAVQEGDAWAIMGSYNKYKGQQCCHNEFLLNDILRKEWGFKGVVVSDWGGVHDTKQAIYNGLDMEFGSWTNGLSWGTSNAYDNYYLAKPYSEMIKKGEVGTKELDEKVRRILRLAFLTTMDKNRPFGSFGTQEHADAGRKIAEEGIVLLQNNNNILPINLSKTKKIAVIGENAIKMMTVGGGSSSLKARYEITPLEGLKKKIGNQAEIVYARGYVGDPTSNYNGVVAKVSLEEKRSPAELTAEALKVAKDADIVLFIGGLNKSPNQDDEGHDRKGLELSYGQDELISKLAKVNKNIVFINISGNAVAMPWIKEVPGVVQGWFLGTEAGNALANVLVGDVNPSGKLTFTFPVKLNDNGAHALGQFPGGDEVVYNEGIYVGYRWADKQKIKPLFPFGHGLSYTTFAYGKVTADKKQMTSGEKITFSVTVKNTGSREGSETVQLYISDLKSSLPRPIKELKGFEKVSLKAGEEKTVSITIDKTALSFFDDKKHDWVAEPGAFEALIGASSTDIKSKVGFSLQ; from the coding sequence ATGTTTAAAAACGTTAAAACAATTGTTGTTTTAGTTTTATTGAGTTCATTCGGGTTGAATGCACAAAATAAAGTTCCGGTTTATCTTGATGATAAAAAGCCAATTGATGAGCGTGTAGAAGATGCGCTTAAAAGAATGACAACTGACGAAAAAATTGCCATGATTCATGCGCAATCTAAATTTAGTTCGCCAGGTGTAAAACGTCTTGGAATTCCAGAAAACTGGATGACCGATGGACCACACGGAATTCGTACGGAAGTAAAATGGGACGAATGGGATCAAGCAGGATGGACAAACGATTCATGTATTGCTTTCCCTGCCCTTACAGCACTTTCTGCAACTTGGAACAAGGAATTGGCTTCTTTATATGGTAAATCTATCGGAGAAGAAGCACGTTACCGTAATAAAAACGTACTATTAGGACCTGGAGTTAATATCTACAGAAGCCCATTGAACGGAAGAAACTTCGAATATATGGGAGAAGATCCGTTTTTGACTTCAAAAATGGTTGTTCCTTATATTAAAGGAGTTCAGTCAAATGGAGTTGCTGCTTGTGTAAAGCACTTTGCATTAAACAATCAGGAAACAAATCGTAATACCGTAAATGTTGTGGTTGACGACCGCGCATTATACGAAATCTATCTTCCAGCTTTTAAAGCAGCTGTGCAAGAGGGTGATGCATGGGCGATCATGGGATCTTACAACAAATACAAAGGACAGCAATGTTGCCACAATGAGTTTTTGTTAAACGATATTCTTCGTAAAGAATGGGGATTCAAAGGCGTTGTAGTTTCAGATTGGGGTGGAGTTCACGATACCAAACAAGCTATTTATAATGGTTTAGATATGGAATTCGGTTCTTGGACAAACGGGCTTTCTTGGGGAACGAGCAATGCTTATGATAATTATTATTTAGCAAAACCTTATTCTGAAATGATTAAAAAGGGAGAAGTTGGAACAAAAGAATTAGACGAAAAAGTGCGTCGTATTCTGCGTTTGGCTTTCTTGACGACAATGGATAAAAATCGCCCTTTTGGTTCTTTTGGAACACAAGAACACGCTGATGCAGGTCGTAAAATCGCTGAAGAAGGAATTGTTTTATTACAAAACAACAACAACATTTTGCCAATCAACCTTTCTAAAACAAAGAAAATTGCTGTAATTGGTGAGAATGCAATCAAAATGATGACAGTAGGAGGGGGAAGTTCTTCTCTTAAAGCAAGATACGAAATTACACCTTTAGAAGGATTAAAGAAAAAAATCGGAAATCAAGCTGAAATCGTTTATGCTCGCGGTTACGTTGGAGATCCAACAAGCAATTATAATGGAGTTGTAGCTAAAGTAAGTTTAGAAGAAAAACGTTCACCTGCAGAATTGACTGCTGAAGCTTTAAAAGTGGCAAAAGATGCAGATATCGTTCTTTTCATTGGAGGTTTGAACAAAAGCCCAAATCAAGATGACGAAGGACATGATCGTAAAGGATTGGAACTTTCTTATGGACAAGATGAGTTAATCAGCAAATTAGCGAAAGTAAATAAAAACATTGTTTTCATCAATATTTCTGGAAATGCTGTGGCAATGCCATGGATTAAAGAAGTTCCTGGAGTTGTTCAAGGATGGTTTTTAGGAACTGAAGCTGGAAATGCTTTGGCAAATGTTTTAGTTGGAGATGTGAATCCGTCAGGAAAATTGACTTTTACTTTCCCAGTAAAATTAAATGATAACGGGGCACACGCTTTAGGACAATTCCCAGGCGGAGATGAGGTTGTTTACAACGAAGGAATTTATGTTGGATACCGTTGGGCAGACAAACAAAAAATCAAACCATTATTCCCTTTTGGACATGGATTAAGCTATACCACTTTTGCTTATGGAAAAGTTACAGCTGATAAAAAACAAATGACTTCTGGCGAGAAAATTACGTTCTCAGTTACTGTAAAAAATACAGGAAGCCGTGAAGGATCAGAAACAGTACAGCTTTATATCAGCGATTTAAAATCATCTTTGCCTCGTCCAATTAAGGAATTAAAAGGTTTTGAGAAAGTTTCGCTTAAAGCTGGAGAAGAAAAAACGGTGAGTATTACGATCGATAAAACAGCCTTAAGTTTCTTTGATGATAAAAAACACGACTGGGTTGCTGAACCAGGAGCTTTTGAGGCTTTAATTGGTGCATCATCTACAGATATAAAATCTAAAGTGGGATTCTCACTTCAATAA
- a CDS encoding acyltransferase, whose amino-acid sequence MTNIQPKKHYEILDGLRGVAAILVVTFHIFETFAAGNRFKQIINHGYLAVDFFFLLSGFVVAYAYDDRWTKMTQWEFYKRRLIRLQPMVIMGMIIGALFYYFQASDILFPMIANMEVWKVIVTMVIGFTLLPIPPSLEIRGWGEMHPLDGPAWSLFFEYIANILYALIFRKFSKKVLSVFVLLFAGLLINYLVFGPKGDVIGGWSLNLEQMNIGFTRLLYPFFAGMLLCRLGKLIHLKGAFWICTILITVVLALPRFGDENSLWMNGLYESVCIILVFPLIVAIGAGGEIKNPFSLKICKLLGDISYPIYITHYPLIYWYTAWVVNNKVSLQDGLIPGIALLIASIVLAYVCLKLYDEPVRNWLQNKFQKRKVA is encoded by the coding sequence ATGACCAATATTCAACCAAAAAAACATTACGAAATACTCGACGGTTTGCGTGGCGTTGCAGCCATTTTAGTTGTGACGTTTCACATTTTTGAGACTTTCGCTGCAGGAAATCGATTTAAACAAATTATTAATCATGGCTATTTGGCTGTGGATTTCTTTTTCCTTTTGTCCGGATTTGTTGTCGCTTACGCGTATGACGATCGCTGGACAAAAATGACACAATGGGAGTTCTACAAACGCCGGTTAATTCGATTGCAGCCCATGGTAATTATGGGAATGATTATTGGCGCCTTATTTTATTATTTTCAAGCTTCAGATATATTATTTCCAATGATTGCAAATATGGAAGTTTGGAAAGTGATTGTAACAATGGTAATCGGATTTACATTATTGCCAATTCCACCTTCATTAGAAATCAGGGGTTGGGGAGAAATGCATCCTTTAGACGGTCCGGCATGGTCGCTTTTTTTTGAATATATTGCAAATATCTTGTACGCCCTAATCTTTCGCAAATTTTCGAAAAAAGTACTATCAGTTTTTGTGCTGCTATTTGCCGGACTGCTAATTAATTATCTTGTTTTTGGACCAAAAGGCGATGTAATAGGAGGATGGTCTTTAAACTTGGAACAAATGAATATAGGATTTACTCGTTTGCTTTATCCATTTTTTGCAGGAATGTTGCTTTGCCGTTTAGGAAAATTAATTCATTTAAAAGGAGCTTTCTGGATTTGCACTATTTTAATCACTGTTGTTTTGGCTTTGCCAAGATTTGGAGACGAAAATTCATTATGGATGAACGGTTTATATGAATCTGTCTGTATTATTTTGGTTTTCCCGCTGATTGTTGCAATTGGAGCAGGAGGAGAAATAAAAAATCCTTTTTCTCTTAAAATATGCAAGCTTTTAGGCGATATTTCATATCCAATTTACATTACGCATTATCCGCTGATTTACTGGTACACGGCTTGGGTTGTAAACAATAAAGTTTCTTTGCAAGACGGTTTAATTCCCGGAATTGCTCTTTTAATTGCGAGCATAGTTTTAGCGTATGTATGCTTGAAATTATATGATGAACCCGTTAGAAATTGGCTTCAGAATAAATTTCAGAAAAGAAAAGTTGCTTAA
- a CDS encoding DUF1349 domain-containing protein, whose translation MKNILFIVFTLLIAQNLSAQTLSKMKWFNEPEKWEIKNNALIMNVTPNSDYWRISHYGFTVDDAPFYYATYGGEFEAKVKITGNYIARFDQMGLMIRIDEKNYIKTGVEFVDGKFNISTVVTHDKSDWSVTTLDKAPPFVWIKVVRRLDAVEVFFSYDDKNYIMTRNAPLQDNTPVMVGLMAASPDGNGFEAKFENFTVKHLPDQRRLEWLKNHQ comes from the coding sequence ATGAAAAATATTCTATTTATTGTTTTTACTTTGCTTATTGCACAAAACCTTTCGGCACAAACTCTTAGTAAAATGAAATGGTTTAATGAGCCTGAAAAATGGGAAATCAAAAACAATGCATTAATTATGAACGTTACTCCAAACAGTGACTATTGGAGAATTTCGCATTACGGATTTACGGTTGATGATGCGCCTTTTTATTATGCCACTTATGGCGGGGAGTTTGAAGCCAAAGTAAAAATTACAGGAAATTATATCGCACGTTTTGACCAAATGGGATTAATGATTCGTATTGATGAGAAAAACTACATCAAAACAGGAGTCGAATTTGTTGACGGAAAATTCAATATTAGTACGGTCGTAACGCATGATAAAAGCGATTGGAGCGTTACCACACTTGACAAAGCGCCACCATTTGTTTGGATTAAAGTTGTGCGACGATTAGATGCTGTTGAGGTTTTTTTCTCTTATGATGATAAAAATTACATCATGACCAGAAATGCACCTTTGCAGGATAACACGCCAGTTATGGTAGGCTTAATGGCCGCTTCGCCAGACGGAAATGGTTTTGAAGCGAAATTCGAAAACTTCACTGTAAAGCATCTTCCAGATCAAAGAAGATTAGAATGGCTGAAAAATCATCAATAA
- a CDS encoding TlpA disulfide reductase family protein: MKKTLLIVAFLCFVITSSKAQVVGVDVGNIAPEIELPDTKGNLVALSSFRGSLVLVDFWASWCGPCIKEQPTLLKLHNAYPEKLSIYGVSMDTKKPLWTGAIAKGKLPWTNVSDLKYWQSPVVADYMLQSVPLNFLIDKNGIILAKNIHGKALEDMVNGLLTK; encoded by the coding sequence ATGAAAAAAACTTTACTTATTGTAGCATTCTTATGTTTTGTAATTACTAGTTCAAAAGCGCAAGTTGTAGGTGTCGATGTTGGAAATATTGCTCCAGAAATTGAACTTCCAGATACAAAAGGAAATCTTGTTGCGCTCTCTTCTTTTAGAGGTTCACTAGTTTTGGTTGATTTCTGGGCGTCTTGGTGCGGACCATGCATTAAAGAACAGCCAACATTGCTAAAATTGCATAACGCATATCCAGAGAAATTATCGATTTATGGCGTTTCTATGGATACGAAAAAGCCTTTGTGGACAGGCGCAATTGCAAAAGGAAAATTGCCTTGGACAAATGTAAGTGACTTGAAATATTGGCAATCGCCAGTTGTAGCAGATTATATGTTGCAATCTGTTCCGTTGAACTTTTTGATTGACAAAAACGGAATCATTTTAGCTAAAAACATTCACGGAAAAGCATTAGAAGATATGGTTAACGGATTGTTGACTAAATAA
- a CDS encoding NADH:flavin oxidoreductase has translation MSTNNLFSEFNLKSLNLKNRIVMAPMTRSFSPNGVPTDNVASYYQKRAEGEVGLILSEGTVIDRPSSSNDANVPHFYGESSLNGWKKVIDGVHAAGGKMGPQIWHMGIMDNHHSGWVPPVPFEGPSGLNRPDFRNGITMSEKDIENTILAFGKAAADAKRLGFDTIEIHGAHGYLIDQFFRAETNLRDDIYGGKTLPERNRFAIEVVKEVRKQVGNDFAVIMRFSQFKPSDYNYKLAKNPQELEAWLTPLVDAGVDIIHASQRRFWESEFEGSDLNFAGWAKKVTGAPTITVGSVGLSSDFFGAFAGESSEPTSLEELNRRFDRGDFDLVAVGRPLLSDPNWVAKIKAGKTEELKGFSKEALGALVLE, from the coding sequence ATGAGTACAAACAACCTATTTTCAGAGTTTAACTTAAAATCATTAAATCTGAAAAACCGAATCGTAATGGCGCCAATGACGCGCTCTTTTTCTCCAAACGGAGTTCCAACTGACAATGTCGCTTCTTATTACCAAAAAAGAGCCGAAGGTGAAGTTGGTTTAATCTTATCAGAAGGAACTGTAATTGACAGGCCTTCATCATCAAACGATGCTAATGTTCCTCATTTTTATGGAGAATCATCTTTAAACGGATGGAAAAAAGTAATCGACGGAGTTCATGCTGCTGGCGGAAAAATGGGGCCACAAATCTGGCATATGGGAATTATGGACAATCATCATTCTGGATGGGTTCCTCCTGTTCCTTTTGAGGGGCCGTCTGGATTAAACCGTCCTGATTTCAGAAACGGAATTACGATGTCTGAAAAAGATATTGAAAATACTATTTTGGCTTTTGGAAAAGCTGCCGCTGATGCTAAAAGATTAGGTTTTGATACAATCGAAATTCACGGCGCACACGGTTATTTGATTGACCAATTCTTTAGAGCCGAAACAAATTTACGCGATGATATTTATGGCGGAAAAACGTTGCCAGAACGTAATCGTTTTGCTATTGAAGTCGTAAAAGAAGTTAGAAAGCAAGTCGGGAATGATTTTGCTGTGATCATGCGTTTTTCTCAATTCAAGCCTTCTGATTACAACTATAAACTGGCCAAAAATCCGCAGGAATTAGAAGCTTGGCTAACGCCTCTTGTTGATGCCGGAGTTGATATTATACACGCTTCACAACGCAGATTCTGGGAATCAGAATTTGAAGGTTCTGATTTGAACTTTGCTGGGTGGGCTAAAAAAGTTACTGGAGCTCCAACTATTACTGTAGGTTCTGTTGGACTTTCTAGCGATTTCTTTGGTGCTTTTGCAGGAGAAAGTTCTGAACCAACTTCTTTAGAAGAATTAAATAGACGTTTCGACAGAGGTGATTTTGATTTGGTTGCTGTGGGAAGACCACTTTTATCTGATCCAAATTGGGTTGCTAAAATTAAAGCTGGAAAAACTGAGGAATTGAAAGGTTTCAGTAAAGAAGCTTTGGGAGCATTAGTTTTAGAATAA
- a CDS encoding ArsR/SmtB family transcription factor, with protein sequence MENIELFKALSNKSRLQMLEWLKEPEINFPGQLEHGGFEHGVCVGQIQAKAGLTQSTVSEYLSILQRAGFIEAKRVGQWTYYKRNEGAFEALSKLIQSNL encoded by the coding sequence ATGGAAAATATAGAACTTTTTAAAGCCCTTTCGAACAAATCCAGACTGCAAATGCTGGAATGGCTGAAAGAACCTGAAATAAACTTTCCAGGTCAGCTGGAACATGGTGGATTTGAACACGGCGTTTGCGTTGGGCAAATTCAGGCAAAAGCCGGTTTGACGCAATCTACAGTATCTGAATACTTGTCTATTTTACAGCGCGCTGGTTTTATCGAAGCCAAGCGTGTTGGGCAATGGACTTATTATAAACGCAACGAAGGTGCCTTTGAAGCACTTAGTAAATTAATTCAATCTAATTTGTAA
- the galA gene encoding beta-galactosidase GalA: protein MRNSCLKKVLSVFVLISFSVFAQSKSDRELILMDKDWRFSFGHLFDTEKDFDHATGYFSYLTKTGFGDGPAAKDFDDRAWRKVDLPHDWTVEQPFGESGSFSHGFKTAGKGFPEKSIGWYRKKISIPDADKGKIISLKFDGVFRDSKVFFNGYYLGTVQSGYNGFEYDVTAYVNYGGENTIVVRADASMEEGWFYEGAGIYRHVYLQKTNPIHVALNGTYLKSELEKNEATVTAEVSIENKGNYKGFIEIVQTILDASNKEIASVSENFLTPEFYKTATFTSKLKVKNPILWDIDNPNLYRLVTELKQNGQRIDNYETSFGIRTIKFDAEKGFFLNGKPLKLKGTNNHQDHAGIGTALPDEIQYYRIKKLKEMGSNAYRCSHHPPTPELLEACDKLGMLVIDETRLMGINDYHLNNLEQMMKRDRNHPSIICWSVGNEEWNIEGNIVGERITNIMQDFAKTIDPTRPVTVGISSGFRSGISSVVEIMGYNYLGNGDIDAHRNEFKSQPGMGTEEGSTFTTRGVYFTDDAKHYKSAYDQKPRPTFYSIEEGWKFYAQRPYLAGMFIWTGFDYHGEPTPYGWPSVTSYFGMMDVCGFPKDNVFYLKSWWGNKPVLHIMPHWNWNGMEGKEINVWVQSNCDEVELFLNKKSIGKKKMELNSHLEWKVKYVPGILEAIGYKNGKKVLSEIQRTTGNAENIKLSLDKENVSKGNVYVVTVGTTDKNGLHVPTANDEIEFSIKGGKILGVGNGDPTSLEKDQFLDEISLVSITNFQERIAFNVDQPRKLDDKEYQWKEAFKDRDYKNQAKTYVYRGQFYLENNLKTNKVSFFYKKIGIEPTIYINGVVVEPSKEDSKKYILGAAILKEGKNFINISAAPLQKVKDWDIMNTDPGIIQVITPAEPWKRKLFNGYAQIIIQKDDNSNEVALTASAKGLRSAILKN from the coding sequence ATGAGAAATTCTTGTCTTAAAAAAGTCCTTTCAGTTTTTGTTTTGATTTCTTTTTCGGTTTTCGCTCAAAGCAAATCAGATAGAGAATTGATTTTGATGGATAAAGATTGGCGTTTTTCATTCGGACATTTATTTGACACCGAAAAGGATTTTGACCATGCAACAGGATATTTTTCATATTTGACAAAAACAGGTTTTGGTGATGGTCCAGCAGCAAAAGATTTTGATGATCGTGCCTGGCGAAAAGTTGATTTGCCACATGATTGGACGGTCGAGCAACCTTTTGGCGAAAGCGGCAGTTTCAGCCACGGATTCAAAACAGCCGGCAAAGGTTTTCCCGAGAAAAGTATTGGCTGGTACCGAAAAAAAATTAGTATTCCAGATGCTGATAAAGGAAAAATTATTTCTTTGAAATTTGATGGCGTTTTTCGGGATTCAAAAGTATTTTTTAACGGTTATTATCTCGGAACAGTGCAAAGTGGATACAACGGATTTGAATATGATGTGACAGCTTATGTTAATTATGGCGGAGAAAATACAATCGTAGTTCGTGCAGATGCTTCAATGGAAGAAGGCTGGTTTTATGAAGGCGCAGGGATTTACAGGCATGTATATTTGCAGAAAACAAACCCAATTCATGTTGCTTTGAATGGCACTTATTTGAAGTCTGAATTGGAAAAAAATGAAGCAACAGTTACAGCCGAAGTTTCAATTGAAAATAAAGGAAATTATAAAGGTTTTATCGAAATTGTTCAAACAATTTTAGATGCTTCAAATAAAGAAATTGCATCAGTTTCTGAAAATTTTTTGACTCCTGAATTTTATAAAACAGCAACTTTTACGTCGAAATTGAAGGTCAAAAATCCGATTCTATGGGATATTGACAATCCAAATTTATATCGTTTGGTTACTGAATTAAAGCAAAACGGACAAAGAATTGATAATTATGAAACATCTTTTGGAATAAGAACTATAAAATTTGATGCTGAAAAAGGCTTTTTTCTGAATGGAAAACCATTAAAATTAAAAGGAACCAACAATCATCAAGATCACGCGGGAATTGGAACTGCTTTGCCTGATGAAATACAGTATTACCGAATTAAAAAACTGAAAGAAATGGGTTCGAATGCTTATCGTTGTTCGCATCATCCGCCAACTCCTGAATTATTAGAAGCCTGTGACAAACTTGGAATGCTGGTTATTGATGAAACCCGTTTGATGGGAATCAACGATTATCATTTGAATAATTTGGAACAAATGATGAAACGGGATCGAAATCATCCTAGCATTATTTGCTGGTCGGTTGGAAATGAAGAATGGAATATCGAAGGCAATATCGTGGGTGAAAGAATTACGAATATCATGCAGGATTTTGCCAAAACCATCGATCCAACAAGACCTGTGACAGTTGGAATCAGCAGTGGCTTTAGAAGTGGAATTTCATCTGTAGTTGAAATTATGGGGTATAATTACCTCGGAAATGGAGATATTGATGCACACCGAAATGAGTTCAAAAGTCAACCCGGAATGGGAACGGAGGAAGGCTCAACTTTCACCACGCGAGGGGTGTATTTCACAGATGATGCGAAACATTATAAAAGTGCCTATGACCAAAAGCCTAGGCCAACTTTTTACAGCATTGAAGAAGGTTGGAAATTTTATGCTCAAAGACCCTATTTGGCAGGAATGTTTATTTGGACCGGTTTTGATTATCATGGTGAGCCAACACCTTATGGCTGGCCATCAGTGACTTCTTATTTTGGAATGATGGATGTTTGCGGTTTTCCAAAAGATAATGTCTTTTATTTGAAATCGTGGTGGGGAAACAAACCTGTTTTGCACATCATGCCACACTGGAATTGGAACGGAATGGAAGGCAAAGAAATCAATGTTTGGGTGCAGTCAAATTGTGATGAAGTAGAGCTTTTCTTGAATAAAAAAAGTATAGGAAAAAAGAAAATGGAATTGAACAGCCATTTGGAATGGAAAGTCAAATACGTTCCTGGGATCTTAGAAGCAATTGGATATAAAAACGGTAAAAAAGTGCTTTCGGAGATTCAAAGAACAACCGGAAATGCAGAAAATATAAAGCTGTCTTTGGATAAAGAAAATGTTTCAAAAGGAAATGTTTATGTAGTGACGGTTGGAACTACAGATAAAAACGGTCTCCATGTTCCAACTGCAAATGATGAAATTGAATTTTCTATAAAAGGCGGAAAGATTTTAGGCGTAGGAAATGGAGATCCAACTTCACTGGAAAAAGATCAGTTTCTGGATGAAATTTCACTCGTTTCAATTACCAATTTTCAGGAAAGAATTGCATTTAATGTTGATCAGCCAAGAAAATTGGATGATAAAGAATATCAATGGAAAGAAGCTTTTAAAGATAGGGATTACAAGAATCAAGCAAAAACCTATGTGTATCGCGGTCAGTTTTATCTGGAAAATAACTTAAAAACCAATAAAGTAAGTTTCTTTTATAAAAAAATCGGAATTGAACCAACTATTTATATTAATGGTGTTGTTGTAGAACCAAGTAAAGAAGATTCTAAAAAGTATATTTTAGGCGCAGCTATTTTAAAAGAAGGAAAAAATTTCATTAATATTTCGGCAGCGCCTCTCCAAAAAGTAAAAGATTGGGATATCATGAATACAGATCCCGGAATCATTCAGGTTATAACACCGGCGGAACCTTGGAAAAGAAAATTATTTAATGGATATGCTCAAATTATCATTCAAAAAGATGACAACAGTAATGAAGTTGCGTTAACGGCTTCCGCAAAAGGATTACGATCTGCGATTTTAAAGAATTAG